Proteins encoded by one window of Lycium barbarum isolate Lr01 chromosome 11, ASM1917538v2, whole genome shotgun sequence:
- the LOC132620133 gene encoding uncharacterized protein LOC132620133, producing MRQQQSIHAAFDKQLNQDKHGYEIRLAASIRVVRLLVKQGLAFRGHDESKASLNRGNFLEILSFYAQECDKIRSFVLKKAPQNDQMTCPMIQKEIVLSCKIETIKGIIKELNGDYFSLLVDESFDVSRKEQMAIVLRYVDRRGFVMEQLLGIVHVKNTSALALKGATVNLLSQHSLSLSCVCGQCYDGASNMQGDINGLKMLIKKESRSAHSIHCFAHQLQLTLVGVSKKCLQVGELVHLVSDILNVLAASYKRMDEYRESQRKRIQEALEKGELKTGRGLHQELGISRACDTRWGSHFKSFNCFILQFGTIMDVLDTIVETAHSLDESARATGYIRAAQTYEYMLTKKEQDIANAMRLVNVARIRLQELREDKRWDLFVAEVSTFCVKYNIVVPNFDESYVNSGRFRRKPVDYTFLHHYHVDVFCKIIDWQLQELNDRFDEETTELLYGVACLNPIDSFSSFDIQKIMRMAKLYPDDFYEFSMCSLENQLVNYIIDVRDIDKRFSDLNGLCDLSKRLVQTKKHSCYPLVFRLVKFSLLLPVATASVERAFSAMKFIKNELRSRMNDEFLSGCMVPFVEKDMFNDVSNDDIILTFQAMKPRRVVL from the exons ATGCGGCAACAACAATCTATTCATGCTGCATTTGATAAGCAACTTAATCAAGATAAGCATGGATATGAGATTCGCTTAGCAGCTTCAATTCGTGTAGTGAGACTACTTGTGAAACAAGGATTGGCATTTCGGGGTCATGATGAATCTAAAGCATCGCTTAACAGaggtaattttcttgaaattctttCATTTTATGCTCAAGAGTGTGATAAAATTCGTAGCTTTGTATTGAAAAAGGCTCCTCAAAATGATCAAATGACTTGTCCAATGATTCAAAAAGAAATTGTGCTTTCTTGCAAGATTGAAACAATTAAGGGTATCATAAAGGAATTAAATGGTGACTATTTTTCCTTATTGGTTGATGAATCTTTTGATGTATCACGCAAGGAGCAAATGGCGATTGTTTTACGATATGTTGATAGAAGGGGATTTGTGATGGAGCAACTTCTTGGCATTGTTCATGTTAAAAATACTAGTGCCTTAGCTTTAAAAGGTGCAACTGTCAATTTACTTTCTCAACATTCCTTGAGTCTATCTTGTGTGTGTGGACAATGCTATGATGGAGCAAGTAATATGCAAGGTGATATCAATGGCCTTAAAATGTTGATTAAGAAAGAAAGTAGATCGGCTCATTCCATTCATTGTTTTGCTCATCAACTTCAATTAACTCTTGTTGGTGTTTCAAAAAAATGTCTTCAAGTTGGAGAACTTGTACATTTGGTTTCGGATATTTTGAATGTGTTGGCGGCTTCTTATAAACGTATGGATGAATATCGAGAATCTCAAAGGAAAAGAATTCAAGAGGCTTTAGAAAAGGGCGAGCTTAAAACTGGTAGGGGCTTGCATCAAGAACTTGGTATTTCTAGAGCTTGTGATACTCGTTGGGGATCTCACTTCAAATCTTTTAATTGTTTTATTCTTCAATTTGGTACAATAATGGATGTACTTGATACTATTGTTGAAACTGCACATAGTTTGGATGAAAGTGCCAGGGCGACAGGATATATCAGAGCTGCTCAAACGTACGAG TACATGCTTACAAAAAAAGAGCAAGATATTGCGAATGCCATGCGACTTGTTAATGTGGCAAGGATAAGGTTGCAAGAGCTAAGGGAAGATAAAAGATGGGATTTGTTTGTTGCTGAGGTATCTACGTTTTGTGTCAAGTATAATATTGTGGTACCTAATTTTGATGAGTCGTATGTTAACTCGGGGAGATTTCGGCGTAAACCTGTTGATTATACTTTCTTGCATCATTATCATGTTGATGTATTTTGTAAAATAATTGATTGGCAACTGCAAGAACTTAATGATCGTTTTGATGAGGAGACAACTGAGTTGCTTTATGGAGTTGCTTGCTTGAATCCGATAGACTCATTTTCAAGTTTTGACATTCAGAAAATAATGAGAATGGCTAAATTATATCCtgatgacttttatgaatttagTATGTGTTCTCTTGAGAATCAGCTTGTGAATTACATTATTGATGTTCGTGATATTGATAAAAGGTTCTCCGATTTAAATGGGCTTTGTGATCTTTCAAAAAGACTGGTTCAGACAAAAAAGCATTCATGTTATCCTCTTGTATTTCGTTTAGTGAAATTTTCTTTGCTTCTCCCAGTTGCCACGGCATCCGTTGAAAGAGCTTTTTCGGCAATGAAATTTATTAAGAATGAGTTGCGGAGTCGAATGAATGATGAATTCTTGAGCGGTTGCATGGTTCCTTTTGTGGAAAAAGATATGTTTAATGATGTTTCAAATGATGATATTATTTTGACTTTTCAAGCAATGAAACCTCGTCGAGTAGTGCTATAA